In Solanum lycopersicum chromosome 5, SLM_r2.1, the following are encoded in one genomic region:
- the LOC101249363 gene encoding serine/threonine-protein phosphatase PP1, producing the protein MDQNVLDDIITRLLEVKGKPGKQVVLTEAEIKQLCMVAKETFLRQPNLLELEAPIKICGDIHGQYSDLLRLFEYGGLPPQSNYLFLGDYVDRGKQSLETICLLLAYKIKYPENFFLLRGNHECASINRIYGFYDECKRRFNVRLWKIFTDCFNCLPVAALIDEKILCMHGGLSPDLNHLDQIRGLQRPTDVPDAGLLCDLLWSDPSKDVQGWGMNDRGVSYTFGADKVTEFLEKHDLDLICRAHQVVEDGYEFFANRQLVTVFSAPNYCGEFDNAGAMMSVDETLMCSFQILKPADKKSKFSFGSTTTAKPGSPTGMKSFFNSKA; encoded by the exons atggacCAGAATGTGTTGGATGATATTATAACTAGGCTTCTTGAAGTAAAAGGTAAACCAGGGAAGCAAGTTGTGTTGACTGAGGCTGAGATTAAGCAGTTGTGTATGGTTGCTAAAGAGACTTTCTTGAGACAGCCTAATTTGTTGGAACTTGAAGCCCCCATCAAGATTTGTg GTGACATTCATGGTCAATATTCTGATCTTCTGCGGCTTTTTGAATATGGTGGATTACCTCCTCAAtcaaattacttatttttaggGGATTATGTTGATCGTGGCAAGCAGAGCTTAGAGACTATATGTCTTCTACTTGCATACAAGATAAAATATCCAGAAAACTTTTTCTTGCTTCGGGGAAATCATGAATGTGCTTCCATAAACCGCATATACGGATTTTATGATGAATGTAAGAGAAGATTTAATGTGAGATTATGGAAAATCTTCACAGATTGCTTCAATTGTCTTCCGGTCGCTGCCTTAATAGATGAAAAGATTCTATGTATGCATGGAGGCCTCTCTCCTGATTTGAACCATTTAGACCAAATTAGAGGTCTCCAGCGCCCAACTGATGTGCCAGATGCTGGTTTGCTCTGTGATTTGCTTTGGTCTGATCCTAGTAAAGATGTTCAGGGATGGGGAATGAATGATCGGGGAGTTTCATACACTTTTGGTGCAGACAAGGTGACAGAATTTCTTGAGAAGCATGATCTGGATCTTATTTGCCGTGCACACCAG GTTGTGGAGGACGGGTACGAGTTTTTTGCTAATCGGCAACTTGTAACTGTATTTTCTGCACCGAATTATTGTGGAGAGTTTGACAATGCTGGCGCTATGATGAGCGTAGATGAGACATTAATGTGCtcctttcaaatattaaaaCCTGCCGACAAGAAGTCCAAATTCAGCTTTGGAAGTACAACTACTGCTAAACCCGGATCTCCTACTGGAATGaag TCCTTTTTTAATTCCAAAGCATGA
- the ETR7 gene encoding protein EIN4 translates to MLRWLFVGFLISLFIISVIATDSEFSNCNCDEEGVFWNIHTILDCQKVSDFLIAIAYFSIPLELLYFISCSDVPFKWVLVQFIAFIVLCGLTHLLNGLTYSAHPSFQLIMSLTVAKILTALVSCATAITLLTLFPMLLKVKVRELFLTQNVLELDQEVGMMKKQKEVYTHVRMLTREIRKSLDKHTILYTTLVELSKTLNLQNCAVWMPNEDRSLMNLTHGLSPGSAVEYHRSLPIDDPDVLEITKNKGVRILRQDSVLAAASSGGPGEPCTVAAIRMPLLCASDFKGGTPELVDTRYAILVLVIPGANDDCSHNEMEIVEVVADQVAVALSHATVLEESQLMREKLEARNGLLQQAKENAVKASQARNSFQKVMNNGMRRPMHSVLGLLSILQDENTSSNQKIIIDTMVRTSTVLSNLINDAMDIPDKDEGRFPVEMMPFQLHSLIREASCLVKCLCVYKGFRFSTDVPNSLPNLVMGDEKRTFQVILHMVGHLLNISSGRGSVVFKVILESGIEGGNDKLQGARKHSVFDEYVTIKFEIEVSRGGSQTDSSISTSHFGGKRYNSKELKEGMSFSMCKKLVQMMQGNVWMPSNTDGHAQKMTLILRFLKQSSFRKHMFELVHPLEQAISSSTFKGLQVLLADDDDVNRMVTKKLLQKLGCQVIAVSSGFQCLSAMGHSTTSIQVVILDLHMPEMDGFEVTTRVRKFHSRSWPLIIALSSTSEQQVWDRCLQVGINGLIRKPVLLQGMAEELQRVLQRAGEGF, encoded by the exons atgttaagGTGGTTGTTTGTGGGATTCTTGATTTCTTTGTTCATAATATCTGTTATAGCTACTGATAGTGAGTTCTCCAATTGTAACTGTGATGAAGAGGGTGTCTTTTGGAATATACATACCATTCTTGATTGCCAAAAAGTGAGTGATTTCTTGATTGCAATTGCTTATTTTTCGATTCCACTCGAGTTGCTTTACTTTATTAGTTGCTCTGATGTTCCATTCAAATGGGTTCTTGTTCAATTCATTGCATTCATAGTTCTATGTGGATTGACTCATTTGCTCAATGGATTGACTTATAGTGCTCATCCTTCATTCCAATTGATAATGTCCTTAACCGTTGCGAAAATCCTAACCGCCCTTGTTTCTTGTGCAACTGCAATTACCCTTTTGACTTTGTTCCCTATGCTACTTAAAGTTAAGGTTAGAGAACTATTTTTGACTCAAAATGTGTTGGAGCTTGATCAAGAGGTTGGTATGATGAAGAAACAGAAAGAAGTGTATACTCATGTCCGAATGCTGACACGTGAGATTAGAAAGTCGCTTGATAAACATACTATATTGTATACTACTTTAGTTGAGCTTTCAAAGACATTGAATCTGCAGAATTGTGCTGTTTGGATGCCAAATGAGGATAGgtcattgatgaacttgacaCACGGGTTAAGTCCCGGTTCTGCTGTAGAATACCATCGTTCACTTCCGATTGATGATCCGGATGTGTTAGAGATAACAAAGAACAAAGGAGTGAGAATTTTAAGACAAGATTCGGTTCTTGCAGCTGCAAGCAGTGGAGGGCCTGGTGAGCCATGTACTGTTGCAGCGATTAGGATGCCGTTGCTTTGTGCTTCGGATTTCAAAGGTGGGACACCTgagttggttgacactcgatatgctATTTTAGTTTTGGTTATTCCGGGTGCAAATGATGATTGTAGCCATAATGAGATGGAGATAGTGGAAGTAGTTGCTGATCAGGTGGCTGTGGCCCTATCCCACGCAACAGTTCTTGAAGAGTCACAATTAATGAGGGAGAAACTAGAAGCGAGGAATGGTTTGCTGCAACAGGCTAAGGAGAATGCTGTGAAGGCAAGCCAGGCAAGGAATTCGTTTCAGAAGGTAATGAACAATGGGATGAGACGGCCAATGCACTCGGTTTTGGGATTGCTTTCCATACTTCAAGATGAGAACACAAGCTCTAATCAGAAGATTATAATCGACACAATGGTGAGAACAAGCACCGTGCTGTCAAATTTAATAAACGATGCAATGGATATACCCGACAAAGACGAAGGGAGATTCCCAGTAGAAATGATGCCCTTTCAGCTGCATTCACTGATTAGAGAGGCTTCTTGTCTTGTTAAGTGCCTGTGTGTTTATAAGGGCTTTCGCTTTTCCACGGATGTTCCCAATTCTTTACCTAATCTGGTGATGGGTGATGAGAAGAGAACGTTTCAGGTTATACTTCATATGGTGGGACATCTATTGAATATCAGCTCCGGAAGGGGCTCCGTTGTATTCAAGGTTATTCTGGAGAGTGGAATCGAGGGCGGGAATGATAAGCTTCAGGGAGCAAGAAAACATAGCGtatttgatgaatatgttaCCATAAAATTTGAGATTGAAGTTAGTCGTGGAGGTTCTCAAACAGATAGCTCAATCTCAACTTCTCACTTTGGCGGAAAGAGGTACAACAGCAAAGAGTTAAAGGAAGGCATGAGTTTCAGCATGTGCAAAAAGCTTGTTCAA ATGATGCAGGGAAATGTATGGATGCCCTCAAATACCGATGGCCATGCACAAAAGATGACTCTTATTCTCCGATTTCTTAAACAGTCATCGTTCAGAAAACATATGTTTGAGCTTGTACATCCTTTGGAGCAAGCGATCTCAAGCTCAACGTTCAAAGGCCTCCAAGTTCTACTTGCTGATGATGACGACGTTAACAGAATGGTAACCAAAAAACTGCTTCAAAAACTAGGCTGCCAAGTGATTGCTGTTTCGTCTGGTTTTCAGTGCCTAAGTGCAATGGGACATTCAACAACTTCCATCCAAGTTGTCATTTTGGATCTTCACATGCCGGAAATGGACGGATTTGAAGTGACAACAAGGGTACGAAAATTCCACAGTCGTAGCTGGCCGTTGATCATAGCCTTATCTTCTACTTCAGAGCAACAAGTATGGGACAGATGTCTACAGGTTGGAATCAACGGTCTCATACGAAAGCCTGTTCTCCTGCAAGGAATGGCTGAAGAGCTTCAAAGAGTGTTACAAAGAGCTGGTGAAGGCTTTTAA